The following DNA comes from Streptomyces pristinaespiralis.
GGCCGGGACGGCGGGCAGCGCGCCGTCGCCGTCGTCGGCTTCGCCGCCGACCTGCCCGGCGCCCGCACCCTGGACGAACTCGACACCCTCCTCGCCGCCGGCGCCACCGCCACCGGCCCGGCCCCCCACGACCGGTGGGCGCCGCTGCACCCGCACGCCCGGCACGCCGGAGCCCACGTCGGCGGCTACCTGGAGGACGTCCTGTCCGCGGAGGCCGACGAGTTCGGCATCAGCGCCGCCGAGGGCGCCGCGATCGACCCGCAGGAGCGACTGCTGCTGTCGGTGGCCCGCCGCTGCCTCGAGGACGCCGCGCTCACCCCCGGCCGGCTGGCGGCCGCCGGGCAGGTCGGGGTGTTCGTCGGCACCATGTGGCACGACCACGCCCTGTACGGGGTCGCCGCCCGCGCCGCGCAGCGGCCCGGCAGCACCCACGCCACGCGCGGCGGGCTCGCCCACCGCACCTCCCACGCCTTCGGACTGACCGGGCCGAGCGTGGTCCTCGACACCGGATGCGTGTCCGGACTCGCCGCCGTCGAAGCCGCGTTCCGCGCCGTTGCCGGCGGCCGCTGCGACGCCGCGCTCGCCGCCGGGTCGAACCTGGTCCTCCACCCCGACCACCTCGACGTCCTGTCCGAGATGGGCCTGCTCGCGAAGGACGCCGACTCGTGCGCCTTCACCGACCGGGCCGGCGGCTGGCAGGTCGGCGAAGGCGTCGGCGCCGTACTCCTCAAACCGCTCGAGCAGGCCCTGGCCGACGGCGACCCGGTGCACGCCGTCCTGCGCGGCGGCGCGCTCCAGCACTCCGGCACGACACGGCAGTTCGGCATCCCCGACCCGCAGCGGCAGGAGGAGACCATGCGCGCCGCGCTCGACGACGCCGGCCTGCGGCCCGCCGACATCGGCTACGTGGAGGCCGCCGCGGCCGGCGCCGCCCTCGCCGACGCGCTCGAGTTCACCGCCCTGCAGCGGCTCCTCGGCGCACCCGGCCCGGACCCCTCGCCCGTGCCGGTGGGCACCGTCAAGCCCAACACCGGGCACCTGGAGGCCGCGTCCGTCTTCGCGCAGCTCGGCAAGCTCATCGCCCAGTTCCGCCGCGACCACCTCTACCCGACCCGGCTGACGTCCGCCGTCAACCCCGCCCTCACCCGCACCCCCGGCGCGGTGACCCTGGCCGCACCGGGCGCCGACCGGTGGCGCACCGCCCCCGGCGCCCGGCGCCGGGCGCTCGTCAACGGCTTCGCCGGCGGCGGCTCCTACGGCAGCCTCGTCGTCGAGGAACCCCCCACCCCCGCCCCGGCCTTCGCGGGGACCGCGGATGACACGGCCCTGGCGCTGCCGCTGTCCGCGGACACCCCCGGCAACCTGGCCGACCTCGCCGACCGTCTCGCCACCGCCTTCGCCGACGACCCCGCCCTCACCACCGCCGCGGCGGCCCGCGCCCTGCGCGAGGGCCGCACCGACCGGCCCGCCCGCGCCGGCCTCGTCACCGACCGCGCCCAGGCCCCGGCCGCACTGCGCGACCTCGCCCGCCGCATCCGCGCCGAAGGAGCCGGCGCCGTCGAACACCGCGCCGCCGCGCCGGGGGAGGAGACCAAGGCGCTCACCGCATGGATGGCGGGTGAACCGGTGACCTGGCCCGCCCTCACCGCCCCCAAGGCGTCCCTCCCCGCGACACCCCTGACCCGCGTGACCTTCCCCCTTCCCGTCCCGGCCGCCGCCTCCGCGACGCCCGGACACGAGCCCGCCGGACCTCCCGCCGCGGCGGCCCCGGCGACATCGGTGAGCAACAGCGCCGAGGCACCCACGCCCGCGGCAGCCGTCTTGCCGACGCCGCAGACGCCGCCCGCGGGCGGGCCCGCGCTGTCCGCACGGATGGGGGCCCTGTGGGGGATCGGCACCGACACCCCGGCCGACCCCGACCCCGGCCCTCTCGCGCCCGCGCCCGCGGCCTCGGTCTCGGTCTCGGCCCGTGACATCTCCGCTCCCGGCGCGGACGCCGCGTTCGCGCGGCTCGCCCGGGTCGTCGCCGCGGAGACCGGCGTGGACGCCGCGCAACTCGACCCGGCACAGGACCTGTTCGCACTCGGCGCGACCAGCAGGCAGCTGCTGCGGATCGCCGCGCGGATCACCGCCGACGGCGGGCGCGAGGTCCCCCTGGAAACCCTGTTCACCGCGGCCGACCTCGGGGCACTCGCCGACGAGGCGTTCCCGGAGGCCGCCACCGTCTGACCCGAACCCGAACCCGAACCCTCGGGACCGGACCCGGACCGGGACCCCGACCCCCCGGACCCGGAACCGAAGAACCGCGGAACCCCGGGACCCCCGCACCCCCCGGGGCCCGGACCACCCGAACTCGAACCCCGGGCCGGAACCCCCGAACCCGGACACCGACTTCCGCACTACCCCAGAAGGCAGTGATCACCTTGACCCGGATCCTGATGTTCCCCGGCCAGGGCGCCCAGCGCGTCGGTATGGGACGGGAGTTGTTCGACCGCTTCCCCGACCTGGAGCAACAGGCCGGCGACGTGCTCGGCTACAGCCTGCGCCGACTGTGCCTGGAGGACCCCGAGGGGCAGCTCGGCAACACCCGCTACACCCAGCCGGCGATGTTCGCCGTCAACGCCCTCGCCCACCGCGCGGCGCTCGAGGACACCGGCGTACGGCCGGATGTGGCCGTGGGGCACAGCCTCGGCGAGTACAACGCCCTGGAGGCCGCGGGCGCGTTCGGCTTCGCCGACGGGCTGCGCCTGGTCGCCGCCCGGGCCGCCGCGATGGCCCGTATCGACGGCGGCGGCATGAGCGCGGTCGTCGGCCTGCCCGAGACACAACTGCGTTTCCTGCTGCTGCGCGCCGGGTTCGCCTCCCTGGACCTGGCCAACCTCAACACCGGCGCCCAGATCGTCCTCGCCGGCCCGGTGGCGGACCTGGAGGAGGCGGGCCCGATCCTGGAGGACGTGGGCGCCCGCATGGTGCGCCGCCTCGCCGTGAGCGGCCCCTTCCACTCCCGCTACATGGCCCCGGCCGCCGAGGAGTTGTACCCGGTCGTGGAGCGGACCGTGTTCGGCCCGCTCGCCTTCCCCGTCATCGCCAACGCCACCGCCCGCCCCTACACCCACGAGCGGGTCGGCGAGCTGCTGCTGCAGCAGATCCACCAGCCGGTGCGCTGGCACGAGACCGTCGAGGCGCTCCTCGACGGTCGGTACGGCGACGATCCGGAGTTCACCGAGATCGGCACCGGCAACGTGCTGTCGGGCATGCTCCGCCAGATACGGCGCGAGCGGGTGCCCGCGGGGGCCCGATGACCCCGACGGGCGCCGTCGGCGCCGGCCGCGGCACGGTCCAGATCTGGTTCTGCCTCAACGAGGCCCTCGACGAGGCGACCAGCACGCTGCTGGCCGGCCACTGGCTGGACGAGCACGAGCGCGAGATCGCGGGCCGGTTCCTCTTCGAGCGCGACCGCCGCCAGTACCTGGTCGCCCACGCGCTGGTGCGGCGGGTGCTGTCCCTGCAGACCGGCATCCCGGAGGCGGAGGCGACGATCTGGCGGTCCTCGCGCGGCCGCCCGTTCCTCCAGTCGCCGCCGCACGGCCGGCCCCGCGGCCCGGAGGCCGAGCTGGACTTCAACCTGTCGCACGCGCACGGCTGCAACGTCGTCGCCGTCGCCCGCGACCGCCGGGTCGGCATCGACGTCGAACGGCTCGACCGGGGCGGCGAACGCGGCCTGGACTGGATCGTGGAGAGCTTCGCCCCCGAAGAACGCGCCCACCTCGCCACGATCGCCCCCGGCAGCCGGCGCGACCGGGCCACGCTGCGGCTGTGGACGCTGAAGGAGGCCTACGCCAAGGCCCGCGGCCTGGGGCTGGGGCTGCCGTTCGACTCGTTCGCCTTCGAACTCGCCGAGGACCGCGGGGTGCTGGGCTTCCGCCCGCCCGAGGGCGACACCGCCGACCGCTGGCTGTTCACCGAACTCGAGCCGCGCCCCCAGGTGCTGGTGTCGCTCGCCGTGGAGAAGGGCGCCGACGGCACCGCGCCGCCGGACCGGCTGCTGATCCACGACGGCTTCCCCTGGGGCCGCGCCGCCCCGCGCGAAGCGGAGCTGCCCACCGGGCACCGCGCCCTGCCGGCCCTGGCCGGCGCCGCCCGCTGAGGCGCGGCAACCACCAACAGAAGGAGCCCCCGTGACAGGAGCCGACGACCCGGCAAGGCCCGCGGTCGGCCCGCAGAGTTTCCGAGACGCGATGGCGCAGCTGGCGTCGCCCGTCACCGTCGTAACCGTCCTCGACGCGGCCGGACGCCGCCACGGCTTCACGGCCGGCTCGGTGGTCTCTGTGTCGCTGGACCCGCCGCTGGTGATGGTCGGCATCGCGCTCACCTCCAGCTGCCACACGGCGATGGCCGCCGCCGCCGAGTTCTGCGTCAGCATCCTCGGCGAGGACCAGCGCGCCGTCGCGAAGCGGTGCGCGACGCACGGCGCCGACCGGTTCGCGGGCGGCGAGTTCGCCGCCTGGGACGGTACGGGGGTGCCCTACCTGCCGGACGCCAAGGTCGTCCTGCGCTGCCGCACCACGGACGTGGTGCGCGCCGGCGACCACGACCTGGTGCTCGGCACGCCCGTGGAGATCCGCACGGGCGACCCGGCGAAGCCACCCCTGCTGTGGTACCGCCGCGACTTCCACACCCCGACCCCCACCACCCCGGCCCTCGCCTGACCTCCGGCCCGGGCCGGCCCTGCCCTGCCGGCCCGGCCGCGGTGGTGACTGCCGTCTGCCGCACGCCCGTTGCCCCGTTGCCGCCGCCCCCACCCCGGCACCCTGGCCCCGCCACTCGCCGGGACCGGACGGCGCCCGGCGTGGCATGCCGCAAGGCCGCTGCCCCGTTGCTGGGCCCCGTCGTGCTGCCGGCGGGCAGCCGCGACCAGTTGTAGGCCGGGCCCGGGGGAGTTGGGTGGTCGCGGCCGAAGTGGGCGCAGTGCTCGCGGTATCTGCCCGCTCCTGGCGGGCTGGCGGCCGAGCAGCGCCGTGGGGTGTGGCCCGGTGGTGACTGCCCTCTGCCGCACGGCCGTTGCCCCGTTGCTGGGCCCCGTCGTGCTGCCGGCGGGCAGCCGCGACCAGTTGTAGGCCCGGCCCGGGGGAGTAGTGCGGCGGTCGCCGCCGGCCGGGGCGCCTCGTGCTCGCGGTATCTGCCGCCCTCGGCCGACGGCGTCGGGCGGCCCGGTGATGACGCCCTGCTGCCGGGCGGCTGTTGACGTGGCTCGGCCGGCATGCCGGTTGCTGCGGGCCGCTGCCGGCGCCGCGCCTGACGCCGCCGGCTCCGCCGCTTTCGCCGGTCCGCGGACGGTGCCCCGCGTGGCCTGCCCCTGGCCGGATGCTGCCGCGGGCCGCCGCTGGTTCGTCGTCCCCGGCCCGGGGGAGTGGTGCGGCCGCAGCCGCCTGACGGGCGCCTCGCACGCGCGGTACCTGCAGGCACGGTCGGCGAGCGTGCATCTGCCGTGCGGCGGCCGGTCGTAACTGCCCTCTGCCGAACGGCCGTCGACACGGTTCGGCCGTGCGCCGCTCCGCTGCCGCCGCCGGTCCGCCGGCCCCGGGCCGGGGCCGAGCGGTGCGGGCGTCGCCCGCTGCTGGGGAGCGGCCTCCGCGGTCCTGGTGCGTGGCGGCAGCACGGGCCGGCCGGGCCGCCGGCCCGGGAGCGGTGCCTTCGTCGGCCGGTGGGCCGGGGGGCTTCGGCTGCCCGCAGTTGCGGAGCGGACGGCCACGCGCACGGCCCTGTCACAGGCCCGCCGGCCCGCCGGCCCCGGGCCGGGGCCGGGGCCGGGGCCGAGCGGTGCGGGCGTCGCCCGCTGCTGGGGAGCGGCCTCCGCGGTCCTGGCGCGTGGCGGCAGCACGGGCCGGCCGGGCCGCCGGCCCGGGAGCGGTGCCTTCGTCGACCGGCGGGCCGGGGGGCTTCGGCTGCCCGCGGGCGCGGAGCGGCCGGCCGACGCCCACGGCCCTGCCCCGGGGCAGGGCCTAGTGGCCCGAGGCCGGGTTGGCGACCAGTTGGTCGAAGCGG
Coding sequences within:
- the fabD gene encoding ACP S-malonyltransferase, giving the protein MITLTRILMFPGQGAQRVGMGRELFDRFPDLEQQAGDVLGYSLRRLCLEDPEGQLGNTRYTQPAMFAVNALAHRAALEDTGVRPDVAVGHSLGEYNALEAAGAFGFADGLRLVAARAAAMARIDGGGMSAVVGLPETQLRFLLLRAGFASLDLANLNTGAQIVLAGPVADLEEAGPILEDVGARMVRRLAVSGPFHSRYMAPAAEELYPVVERTVFGPLAFPVIANATARPYTHERVGELLLQQIHQPVRWHETVEALLDGRYGDDPEFTEIGTGNVLSGMLRQIRRERVPAGAR
- a CDS encoding 4'-phosphopantetheinyl transferase family protein, whose translation is MTPTGAVGAGRGTVQIWFCLNEALDEATSTLLAGHWLDEHEREIAGRFLFERDRRQYLVAHALVRRVLSLQTGIPEAEATIWRSSRGRPFLQSPPHGRPRGPEAELDFNLSHAHGCNVVAVARDRRVGIDVERLDRGGERGLDWIVESFAPEERAHLATIAPGSRRDRATLRLWTLKEAYAKARGLGLGLPFDSFAFELAEDRGVLGFRPPEGDTADRWLFTELEPRPQVLVSLAVEKGADGTAPPDRLLIHDGFPWGRAAPREAELPTGHRALPALAGAAR
- the snaC gene encoding NADH:riboflavin 5'-phosphate oxidoreductase SnaC, which translates into the protein MTGADDPARPAVGPQSFRDAMAQLASPVTVVTVLDAAGRRHGFTAGSVVSVSLDPPLVMVGIALTSSCHTAMAAAAEFCVSILGEDQRAVAKRCATHGADRFAGGEFAAWDGTGVPYLPDAKVVLRCRTTDVVRAGDHDLVLGTPVEIRTGDPAKPPLLWYRRDFHTPTPTTPALA